In Chryseobacterium turcicum, a single window of DNA contains:
- a CDS encoding phosphoadenylyl-sulfate reductase encodes MFSKEDINTLQQLTLEDGLQFISSKFSEGIIFSTSLGQEDQVITDAIFKNNLPIKVFTLDTGRLFYEHYDLLSKNNARYQKKTEVYFPESADVEKYLVEKGVNAFYHSVENRKECCFIRKVKPLNRALENAKVWITGLRAEQSENRENMPILEWDEERKLYKYNPLINWGYEDVLNYLELHKVQELALHKKGFISVGCQPCTRAIEEGENPRAGRWWWETSQKECGLHSH; translated from the coding sequence ATGTTTTCAAAAGAGGATATCAACACTTTGCAGCAGCTTACTTTGGAGGATGGATTACAGTTTATTTCCTCTAAATTCTCAGAAGGGATTATTTTCTCAACATCCCTTGGTCAGGAAGACCAGGTCATTACCGACGCTATTTTTAAAAATAATTTACCGATTAAAGTCTTCACATTAGATACAGGAAGGCTTTTTTATGAGCATTACGATTTGCTTTCAAAAAATAATGCGCGTTATCAAAAGAAAACTGAAGTCTATTTTCCCGAATCTGCCGATGTAGAAAAATATTTGGTTGAAAAAGGAGTCAACGCTTTTTATCATTCTGTAGAAAATAGAAAAGAATGTTGCTTTATTCGTAAAGTAAAGCCTCTCAACCGAGCTTTAGAAAATGCAAAAGTATGGATAACCGGACTTCGTGCAGAACAATCGGAAAACCGTGAAAATATGCCAATTTTAGAGTGGGATGAAGAAAGGAAATTATATAAATACAACCCGCTTATCAACTGGGGTTATGAAGATGTTTTAAATTATTTAGAACTGCATAAAGTTCAGGAACTGGCTTTACATAAAAAAGGCTTCATCAGTGTTGGTTGCCAACCTTGCACAAGAGCCATCGAAGAAGGCGAAAACCCAAGAGCCGGACGTTGGTGGTGGGAAACTTCACAAAAAGAATGTGGTCTGCATTCACATTAA
- a CDS encoding sulfite exporter TauE/SafE family protein, which translates to MVISQKIQFRLNVLFITVAVLAITFLSLYSLGYLDELEIILAKDNYIFYWMLLVGVFAEIVAGSMGMGYGVICTTTLLFLGIPPHAVSASIHSAESFTTAAGSISHIKLKNVSKSLVKKLAIPAIIGAVIGAVSLTYLGEYYSKITKTVISFYTLYLGIQILSNAFKPKQNKALKKETNLTRLGVIGGFIDSFAGGGWGPLVTGTLIKNSFTPRFAVGSSTVAKFILTVTAAVTFFLTLGIQHWNIILGLLIGGIITAPFSAMLTAKLPVKNMFIIIGTLVIVMSSITIFKSVF; encoded by the coding sequence ATGGTAATTTCACAAAAAATTCAGTTCAGGCTCAATGTACTTTTTATTACGGTTGCAGTTTTAGCAATCACATTTCTGTCACTGTATAGTTTAGGATATTTGGATGAACTTGAAATTATTCTTGCCAAAGACAATTATATTTTTTATTGGATGCTTTTGGTAGGAGTTTTTGCTGAAATTGTTGCGGGGTCAATGGGAATGGGATATGGTGTGATTTGCACCACAACACTTTTATTTTTAGGAATTCCTCCGCATGCCGTAAGTGCAAGTATTCATTCTGCCGAAAGTTTTACAACAGCCGCTGGAAGTATCAGTCATATTAAATTAAAAAATGTAAGTAAAAGTCTGGTGAAAAAATTGGCGATTCCTGCAATTATCGGAGCTGTTATTGGAGCTGTTTCGTTGACGTATCTTGGCGAATATTATTCGAAAATTACAAAAACGGTGATTTCTTTTTATACTTTGTATCTGGGAATTCAGATTTTGTCAAATGCATTTAAACCTAAACAAAATAAAGCGCTAAAGAAAGAAACAAATCTTACAAGATTGGGAGTTATTGGTGGTTTCATTGATTCTTTTGCTGGTGGAGGATGGGGACCTTTGGTGACCGGAACTTTAATTAAAAACTCTTTTACACCAAGATTTGCTGTGGGAAGTTCTACCGTTGCAAAATTTATTCTGACTGTTACCGCAGCAGTCACATTCTTTTTAACCTTAGGAATCCAGCATTGGAATATTATTTTAGGACTCTTGATTGGTGGAATTATCACCGCACCGTTTTCTGCGATGCTTACTGCAAAACTTCCCGTGAAAAATATGTTTATCATCATAGGAACCTTGGTGATTGTAATGAGCTCGATTACTATTTTTAAATCAGTTTTTTAG
- the cysD gene encoding sulfate adenylyltransferase subunit CysD, translating to MSDYKLNYLEQLEAESIYIMREIAAQFEKPALLFSGGKDSITLVHLAKKAFAPMKIPFPFVHIDTGHNFPEALQFRDYFAESLGAELIVRKVEDTIKAKNLTEPKGKFASRNWLQTHTLLDTIEEFQFDACIGGARRDEEKARAKERFFSVRDEFGQWDPKLQRPELWNIYNGRINKGENVRVFPISNWTELDVWNYIKKENIQLPSIYFAHDRDVIEYDGQLIAASDFIQIDENDTVVNKKVRYRTVGDMTCTAAVESSAETLDEVVNEITASRISERGETRIDDKVTEAAMEDRKKGGYF from the coding sequence ATGAGTGACTATAAACTAAATTATCTCGAGCAATTGGAAGCCGAAAGCATTTATATCATGCGTGAAATTGCGGCTCAGTTTGAGAAACCGGCTTTGCTTTTCAGCGGTGGAAAAGACTCCATTACCTTGGTTCATTTGGCGAAAAAAGCATTTGCTCCGATGAAAATTCCATTTCCTTTTGTACATATTGATACGGGACACAATTTTCCTGAAGCTTTACAATTCAGAGATTATTTTGCAGAAAGTCTTGGCGCGGAACTGATTGTAAGAAAAGTAGAAGATACGATTAAAGCTAAAAATTTAACCGAACCAAAAGGAAAATTTGCTTCACGAAACTGGTTACAGACCCATACTTTATTAGATACTATTGAAGAATTTCAGTTTGATGCGTGTATTGGCGGAGCAAGAAGAGATGAAGAAAAAGCAAGAGCAAAAGAACGTTTTTTCTCTGTTCGTGATGAATTCGGACAATGGGACCCGAAATTACAACGCCCGGAATTGTGGAATATTTACAACGGAAGAATCAATAAAGGTGAAAACGTAAGAGTTTTCCCCATTTCAAACTGGACAGAGCTTGATGTCTGGAATTATATCAAAAAAGAAAATATTCAACTTCCTTCCATCTATTTTGCTCATGACCGTGATGTGATTGAATATGACGGACAGTTAATCGCCGCTTCAGATTTTATTCAAATTGATGAAAATGATACGGTTGTGAATAAAAAAGTGCGTTACAGAACCGTTGGAGATATGACTTGTACCGCAGCTGTTGAAAGTTCTGCCGAAACTTTAGATGAAGTCGTAAACGAAATTACCGCTTCCCGAATTTCCGAACGCGGCGAAACAAGAATTGACGATAAAGTGACCGAAGCAGCGATGGAAGACCGAAAAAAAGGAGGATACTTTTAG
- a CDS encoding sulfate adenylyltransferase subunit 1: MDILRFITAGSVDDGKSTLIGRLLYDSKNILIDQLEALEKQSKNKNENGVDLAILTDGLRAEREQGITIDVAYRYFSTPKRKFIIADAPGHIQYTRNMITGTSNSQLIVILIDARQGVIEQTRRHSIIASLLKMKNVVVAINKMDLVDYSEEIFNDIKAQYELVAKKLKLENVNYFPISAFNGDNIVSKSDKTSWYQGSTLLDFLENVEINENKESENPRFQVQYVIRPQTDELHDYRGYAGEVISGIYKKGDEITVLPQNIQTKISKIETGGKEVDFVFTNQPAVIHIEDNIDISRGDFLVKTNQQPKVENEFEAVVCWLDKKELNEGNKYFIQHKSKTLKAIIKEIEYKIDVNTLEKTPITESIKLNEVVKVKLKTASPLVFDSFEERKSTGNAILIDETSNSTVGAVMIL, from the coding sequence GTGGATATATTAAGATTTATAACAGCAGGAAGTGTAGATGACGGCAAAAGTACGTTGATTGGAAGACTTCTTTACGACAGCAAAAATATATTGATTGACCAGCTAGAAGCTTTGGAAAAACAATCAAAAAATAAAAACGAAAATGGAGTTGACCTTGCCATTCTTACTGATGGTTTGAGAGCCGAAAGAGAGCAGGGAATTACGATTGATGTTGCCTACCGATATTTTTCGACTCCAAAAAGGAAATTTATTATTGCGGATGCACCAGGACATATTCAATACACACGAAATATGATTACAGGCACTTCTAATTCGCAATTGATTGTAATTTTGATTGACGCTCGACAAGGCGTGATTGAGCAGACTAGAAGACATTCGATTATCGCATCATTATTAAAAATGAAAAATGTGGTGGTGGCTATCAACAAAATGGATTTGGTAGACTATTCTGAAGAAATTTTTAATGATATCAAAGCGCAGTATGAATTGGTTGCCAAAAAACTGAAGCTGGAAAACGTAAATTATTTTCCGATTTCGGCTTTTAATGGAGATAATATTGTTTCAAAATCCGATAAAACCAGTTGGTATCAAGGTTCAACACTTTTAGATTTCCTTGAAAATGTTGAAATTAATGAAAATAAGGAAAGTGAAAATCCGAGATTTCAAGTGCAGTATGTCATTCGTCCACAGACTGATGAATTGCATGATTATAGAGGCTATGCCGGAGAAGTAATTTCAGGAATTTATAAAAAAGGAGATGAGATTACGGTACTTCCACAAAATATTCAGACTAAGATTTCAAAAATTGAAACCGGAGGAAAAGAAGTAGATTTTGTTTTTACTAATCAGCCTGCCGTGATTCATATTGAAGATAATATCGACATCAGTCGTGGTGATTTTTTAGTAAAAACCAATCAACAGCCGAAAGTTGAAAATGAGTTTGAAGCTGTTGTTTGCTGGCTTGATAAAAAAGAATTGAACGAAGGAAACAAATATTTCATTCAACATAAAAGCAAAACGTTAAAAGCCATCATTAAAGAAATTGAATATAAAATTGATGTCAATACGCTTGAAAAAACACCAATTACCGAAAGTATTAAATTGAATGAAGTGGTCAAAGTAAAATTAAAAACTGCATCACCTCTGGTTTTTGACAGTTTTGAAGAACGTAAATCTACCGGAAATGCGATTCTTATTGATGAGACAAGTAATTCTACCGTTGGAGCGGTGATGATTTTATAA